The Rhodoluna lacicola genome includes the window TCACCAAGAAGCGTAAATCGTCAACGATCAAATGACGCTGGAATTTTGGTAAAGGGTGACGCTGACGTCTTAGTTAAATTAGCGCGTTGCTGCACGCCAGTACCCGGTGACAAAATCATTGGCTTCGTGACCAGGGGTAGTGGCGTCTCAGTTCATCGCTCCGATTGTAAAAACGTTGAGCAACTAATGCTTGAACCAGAGCGATTAATGGATGTCAGTTGGGCACCAACATCTAAGAGCCTGTTTTTAGTTCAGATTCAAATAGAGGCCCTGGACCGCGGTGGCCTCTTGTCAGATGTGACCCGAGTGCTCTCGGAACACCACGTGAACATTCTGTCAGCCTCAGTATCAACCAGATCAGATCGAGTGGCACTAAGCCGTTTTGTGTTTGAAATGGGCGACGCGAATCTACTAGAGCATTTACTGAATGCGGTTCGCCGCATTGAAGCCGTCTACGACGTATACAGGGTAAGTAACGCTTAAACTTTTACGCCATTGATGCTTTGACAACCTCTAGCCATGCCTTACGAGCCTCAAGGGCCTCAGTTGCATCCTTAATTTTCTTAGCATCCTTGGATGCGGTGGCCTTTTCTAGGGCAGCTTCTAGTTTCTTGATTGAATCCTCAAGCTGAGTCGTGACGCTGTTCGAACGCTCAATAGCAGCAGGGTCGGTCTTGCGCCACTGTTCTTCCTCAACCTTTCGAACTTTCGCCTCGATAGCACGCAGCTTGTCTTCTGTCTCACGCAATTTATCCTTGGGAACTTTTCCAGCTTTTTCCCAACGCTGCTGAATAACTTGAAGGGCCTTCTTTGCGCCCGCAAGGTCCTTTTCTGGATCAATGCTTGCTGCGTCTTTTATGATTTCAAGCTTGATTGCCAAGTTCTTTTCTTGTTCTGCGTTCTCGACAACCGCGGTCTCTGACTTCTTTGCAAAGATGGTGTCACCGGCAGACTTGAAACGCGCCCACAGAGCATCATCTGATTTACCGGGAGTGCGACCGCTTGCCTTCCATTCGTCAAGCAGCTTGCGATAAGCAGCAATGTCATCTGAGCCCTTTGCAGCCAAAGCCTCAGCCGCTTCTACGATTGAATTCTTTTTTGCCTTGACAATC containing:
- a CDS encoding DUF349 domain-containing protein, translated to MSTTQFGRVDAENNVFVIDGSERKVGQYPGVTPDEALAYFVRKFEDLAAQVRILEQRVANKVDSHGMKKIAAKLVEDLREPAAVGDLADLRRRVNNLDEKITALVAEKHEATKEATAEALASRLKIAERAEQIANQDASKTQWKSSGAEMTKLFEQWQELQKSGPKVSKSEADAIWKRFSSARTRFETAKRGYFAGLDATNKIVKAKKNSIVEAAEALAAKGSDDIAAYRKLLDEWKASGRTPGKSDDALWARFKSAGDTIFAKKSETAVVENAEQEKNLAIKLEIIKDAASIDPEKDLAGAKKALQVIQQRWEKAGKVPKDKLRETEDKLRAIEAKVRKVEEEQWRKTDPAAIERSNSVTTQLEDSIKKLEAALEKATASKDAKKIKDATEALEARKAWLEVVKASMA